The Niastella koreensis GR20-10 genome includes a window with the following:
- a CDS encoding FAD-dependent oxidoreductase: MKYIQLLILLLNSLLMTAQSVYKTDVLIIGGGASGTMAGIQCARLGVNTVIVEETNWLGGMLTAAGVSAIDGNHRLPAGLWGEFRKQLYDYYGGADSVETGWVSNTLFEPHTGNELLQKMTAAEKALQVWLNTKWLSVKRDQQQWTVTVMQGNKQRTITAAILIDATELGDVAAAAGAGYRIGMDSRHDTGEEQAPEQANNIIQDLTYVAVLKDYGPKADKTIPKPAGYDAGKFACSCDVSDPASFDSPKNNCYRMMQYGRLPHNKYMINWPKCGNDYYLNLIEKTPTQREQALKEARLHTLRFVYYLQTVLGYKNLGLADDEFTTPDKLPMIPYHRESRRIKGLVTFTLPHVATPYETANPLYRTGIAVGDYTIDHHHLKNTAAPAIDFVKIKVPSYNVPMGSLIPQGIDGLIVAEKSISVSNIVNGATRLQPVVMQLGQAAGVMAALCVQQKLQPAQLPVRAVQEQILKANGYIMPFIDVPVTDKHFAIIQKIGATGILKGTGVPYMWANQTWFYPEQPMPAYELVKGLRSYYPQLNTYWAASGNMCTLTEFVNIAKQTGIVISEPQAISDLQSAGIQSAGAADQLSRRAIAILLTQYLHPFEQTITISGSLK, encoded by the coding sequence ATGAAATACATACAACTGCTGATACTTCTGCTTAACAGTCTGCTGATGACAGCACAATCTGTTTACAAAACAGATGTCCTGATCATTGGCGGCGGGGCCAGTGGCACTATGGCCGGCATTCAGTGCGCCCGCCTGGGAGTGAATACCGTAATAGTAGAGGAAACCAACTGGCTGGGTGGTATGTTAACGGCTGCAGGCGTATCGGCCATCGATGGCAACCATCGCCTGCCTGCAGGCTTGTGGGGCGAATTCAGAAAACAGTTGTATGACTATTATGGGGGCGCCGATTCAGTAGAAACCGGTTGGGTAAGCAATACCTTGTTTGAACCGCACACCGGCAATGAACTGCTTCAAAAAATGACCGCCGCCGAAAAAGCATTACAGGTATGGCTGAATACAAAATGGCTTTCGGTAAAACGCGACCAGCAACAATGGACCGTTACGGTAATGCAGGGCAATAAACAACGAACAATAACAGCTGCCATATTAATAGACGCCACCGAACTGGGCGATGTAGCCGCCGCTGCCGGCGCCGGTTACCGCATAGGAATGGATAGCAGGCACGATACCGGGGAAGAGCAAGCGCCGGAACAGGCCAACAACATTATTCAGGACCTTACCTATGTAGCGGTATTAAAAGATTACGGCCCTAAAGCCGATAAAACCATTCCCAAACCTGCCGGGTACGACGCCGGCAAATTTGCCTGCAGTTGTGATGTAAGCGATCCCGCCTCGTTCGACAGTCCGAAGAACAATTGCTACCGGATGATGCAGTATGGCCGCCTGCCGCATAACAAGTACATGATCAACTGGCCCAAATGCGGCAATGATTATTACCTCAACCTCATTGAAAAAACACCGACGCAAAGGGAGCAGGCCCTGAAAGAAGCCAGGCTGCATACCCTGCGCTTTGTATATTATCTGCAAACCGTACTGGGTTATAAAAACCTGGGACTGGCCGATGATGAATTTACCACGCCCGATAAATTACCCATGATCCCGTATCACCGGGAATCGCGACGCATAAAAGGGCTGGTCACCTTTACGCTGCCACATGTGGCTACGCCTTATGAAACGGCAAATCCCCTGTATCGTACCGGTATTGCAGTAGGCGATTATACTATAGACCATCACCATCTCAAAAATACAGCCGCACCAGCCATTGATTTTGTAAAGATCAAAGTGCCTTCGTACAACGTGCCCATGGGCAGCCTGATACCACAAGGCATCGATGGTTTAATTGTGGCTGAAAAAAGCATCAGCGTAAGCAATATCGTAAACGGGGCTACCCGCTTACAACCGGTGGTGATGCAGCTGGGGCAGGCGGCAGGTGTTATGGCCGCCCTGTGTGTGCAGCAAAAACTACAGCCTGCACAATTGCCGGTTCGCGCCGTACAGGAACAGATCCTGAAAGCCAATGGGTACATTATGCCATTCATAGATGTACCGGTTACCGATAAACATTTTGCCATTATTCAGAAAATTGGCGCCACGGGTATTTTAAAAGGAACCGGTGTGCCGTATATGTGGGCCAATCAAACCTGGTTCTATCCCGAACAACCCATGCCTGCCTATGAACTGGTAAAGGGTCTTCGGTCATACTATCCTCAATTAAATACTTACTGGGCTGCTTCCGGCAACATGTGCACGTTGACGGAGTTCGTAAACATCGCAAAGCAGACCGGTATTGTTATATCAGAGCCGCAGGCTATAAGTGATTTGCAAAGCGCCGGCATTCAGAGCGCCGGCGCCGCAGATCAATTAAGCAGGCGTGCCATTGCCATACTATTGACCCAATACCTTCATCCTTTTGAGCAAACGATCACTATTTCAGGCTCACTGAAGTAG
- a CDS encoding AGE family epimerase/isomerase: MTADERNVDLVAETMPASEGTPAYYAPLYRRELLESVLPFWLKYSKDEQHGGYFTCLGRDGKVYDTDKFMWLQGREVWCFSYMYNNVQKNDSWLNMALHGAEFMEKHGRDAEGNWYFSLTAEGKPLVQPYNIFSDCFAAMAFASLDKAIPADRYKEIAVTTFENIIRRQHNWKGIYNKAYPGTRPLKSFSLPMILCNLSLELEHIIGTARVNELAPFVISEVMDVFYKQEQGLILENVHPNGDFSNSFEGRLINPGHTIEAMWFIMDLGKRMNDAALIKKACDIMLHTLEYGWDKKYGGILYFMDVLGYPPQQLEWDQKLWWVHAEALVALAKGYQLTGDERCWKWFKKVHDYTWAHFRDEQYGEWFGYLNRQGEVLLDQKGGKWKGCFHIPRALYQVWKTLEGVDQLIS; this comes from the coding sequence ATGACTGCTGATGAAAGGAATGTAGACCTTGTAGCGGAGACTATGCCCGCCAGCGAAGGTACCCCGGCGTATTATGCCCCCCTCTATCGCCGGGAACTGCTTGAGAGTGTGTTGCCCTTCTGGCTTAAATACAGTAAAGACGAACAGCATGGCGGCTATTTCACCTGCCTGGGCCGCGATGGTAAAGTATATGATACCGATAAATTCATGTGGTTACAGGGCCGCGAAGTATGGTGCTTCAGCTACATGTATAATAATGTACAGAAAAACGACAGCTGGCTGAACATGGCCCTTCATGGTGCGGAATTTATGGAGAAACATGGCCGCGATGCTGAAGGCAACTGGTACTTCTCCCTTACCGCTGAAGGCAAACCCCTGGTTCAGCCCTATAACATCTTCAGCGATTGCTTTGCAGCCATGGCCTTTGCCTCGCTCGATAAAGCCATCCCTGCCGACCGGTATAAGGAAATTGCAGTCACCACTTTTGAAAATATCATTCGCCGCCAGCATAACTGGAAAGGCATTTATAACAAAGCTTACCCCGGCACCCGCCCGCTTAAGAGTTTTAGTTTGCCCATGATCCTGTGCAACCTGTCGCTGGAGCTGGAACATATTATTGGTACGGCCCGGGTGAATGAACTGGCGCCCTTCGTTATCAGTGAAGTGATGGACGTGTTTTACAAACAGGAGCAGGGATTGATCCTCGAGAACGTGCATCCCAATGGCGATTTCAGCAACAGCTTTGAAGGCCGGCTTATCAATCCCGGTCATACCATCGAGGCCATGTGGTTTATTATGGACCTGGGCAAACGTATGAACGATGCCGCATTGATTAAAAAAGCCTGTGACATTATGCTGCATACGCTCGAATACGGTTGGGATAAAAAATATGGCGGCATCCTTTATTTCATGGATGTGCTTGGCTATCCCCCGCAGCAACTGGAGTGGGACCAGAAATTATGGTGGGTACATGCCGAAGCGCTGGTAGCCCTTGCGAAAGGCTATCAATTAACCGGCGATGAACGCTGCTGGAAATGGTTTAAAAAAGTACACGACTATACCTGGGCGCATTTTCGTGATGAACAATACGGCGAATGGTTCGGTTACCTCAACCGCCAGGGCGAAGTATTGCTGGATCAGAAAGGAGGGAAGTGGAAAGGATGTTTTCATATTCCAAGGGCGTTGTACCAGGTTTGGAAAACGCTGGAGGGAGTTGATCAGTTGATCAGTTGA